In Janthinobacterium sp. 67, a genomic segment contains:
- a CDS encoding SlyX family protein, whose amino-acid sequence MDNAEQMEVRFVDIEIKLAQQEDLVESLNQMVYQQGKRIDQLEAMLHKLGEHVRDGAQQANGGLVNERPPHY is encoded by the coding sequence ATGGACAATGCAGAACAGATGGAAGTACGTTTCGTCGATATCGAAATCAAGCTGGCGCAGCAGGAAGACCTGGTCGAGTCGCTGAACCAGATGGTGTACCAGCAGGGCAAGCGCATCGACCAGCTCGAGGCGATGCTGCACAAGTTGGGCGAACACGTGCGCGACGGGGCGCAGCAGGCCAATGGCGGGCTGGTCAACGAGCGTCCGCCGCACTATTAA
- a CDS encoding UvrD-helicase domain-containing protein: MSKAPQFGLNAPQSEAVTYLDGPCLVLAGAGSGKTRVITQKIAHLIEDRGYDPRTIAALTFTNKAALEMQERIAKLLKQPRQAKQLTVSTFHSLGVKILRQEANGVGLKDRFSIMDSDDCFSLVQDLAITTDKQIIRGIQNAMSLWKNGLIDPDMALAQAKDEDEANAARIYRSYVATLSAYQAVDFDDLIRLPVELFRNNGAVRDKWQRRLRYLLVDEYQDTNTCQYELVKLMVTGIGKKPMFTAVGDDDQAIYAWRGATVENLKTLETDFPDLRVIKLEQNYRSTMRVLNAANAVIGNNPKLFEKSLWSEHGLGEPIKVLGMQTDEQEAEQVAIMISADHFERKNKFSDYAILYRGNHQARIIEQCLRKERIPYTISGGQSFFDKAEIKDIISYLRLLANEDDDPAFIRAVTTPRRGVGQSTLEVLGAFSGQWQCSLFQAVFKGGIEAKLTDRQLGPLRDFCNFINDLESRASRPGAAGSGDNAAEVLDDMMKEIHYESYLYDAFEERQAQSKWQNVLEFVNWLKERGRGGKDRDGEEKNVLELTQMVALMTMLEGKDEEQDAVRMSTLHASKGLEFPHVFLVGVEEGILPHKGDADAPAETIAARIQEERRLMYVGITRAQRTLHITWCKKRKRAGEQVHCDPSRFIKEMELDVGDAVPTEAEVISPKERLARMKALLAAPKG; the protein is encoded by the coding sequence ATGTCCAAAGCACCACAGTTCGGTCTGAATGCGCCCCAAAGCGAAGCGGTTACCTACCTCGACGGCCCTTGCCTCGTGCTGGCGGGCGCCGGCTCGGGCAAGACGCGCGTGATCACGCAAAAGATCGCCCATCTGATCGAAGACCGGGGCTACGATCCGCGCACCATCGCCGCCCTGACCTTTACCAACAAGGCGGCGCTGGAAATGCAGGAACGCATCGCCAAGCTGCTGAAACAGCCGCGCCAGGCCAAGCAGTTGACGGTGTCGACCTTCCACTCGCTGGGCGTGAAAATCCTGCGCCAAGAAGCCAATGGCGTGGGGCTCAAGGACCGCTTTTCCATCATGGACAGCGACGACTGTTTTTCGCTTGTGCAAGACCTCGCCATTACCACCGATAAACAAATCATTCGTGGCATCCAGAATGCCATGTCTTTGTGGAAAAATGGCCTGATCGATCCGGACATGGCCCTGGCGCAAGCCAAGGATGAGGACGAGGCGAACGCGGCGCGCATCTACCGCAGCTATGTGGCAACGCTCTCCGCCTACCAGGCCGTCGATTTCGACGATTTGATCCGCCTGCCCGTGGAACTGTTCCGCAACAACGGCGCCGTGCGCGACAAGTGGCAGCGCCGCCTGCGCTATCTGCTCGTCGATGAATACCAGGACACGAATACTTGCCAGTACGAACTGGTGAAACTGATGGTGACGGGCATCGGCAAGAAGCCGATGTTTACGGCCGTGGGCGACGACGACCAGGCCATTTACGCGTGGCGCGGCGCCACCGTGGAAAACCTGAAGACCCTGGAGACGGATTTTCCCGATCTGCGCGTGATCAAGCTCGAGCAGAATTACCGCTCCACCATGCGCGTGTTGAACGCGGCCAATGCCGTCATCGGCAACAACCCGAAACTGTTTGAAAAGTCGCTGTGGTCCGAGCACGGCCTGGGCGAGCCGATCAAGGTGCTGGGCATGCAGACGGACGAGCAGGAGGCGGAGCAGGTCGCCATCATGATTTCGGCCGACCATTTTGAACGCAAGAACAAATTTTCCGATTATGCGATTTTGTACCGGGGCAACCACCAGGCGCGCATCATCGAGCAGTGCTTGCGCAAGGAACGTATCCCGTACACGATTTCCGGCGGCCAGAGCTTCTTCGACAAGGCCGAGATCAAGGACATCATCAGCTACCTGCGCTTGCTGGCCAACGAAGACGACGATCCGGCCTTCATTCGCGCCGTGACGACGCCGCGCCGTGGCGTGGGCCAGTCGACCCTGGAAGTGCTGGGCGCGTTCTCGGGGCAGTGGCAGTGCTCGCTGTTCCAGGCCGTCTTCAAGGGCGGTATCGAGGCCAAGCTGACGGACCGCCAACTGGGGCCGTTGCGCGACTTCTGCAACTTCATCAACGACCTGGAATCGCGCGCCAGCCGTCCGGGCGCGGCCGGCAGCGGCGACAACGCGGCCGAAGTGCTCGATGACATGATGAAGGAAATCCACTACGAATCGTATCTGTACGATGCCTTCGAGGAACGCCAAGCGCAAAGCAAGTGGCAGAACGTGCTGGAATTCGTCAACTGGCTCAAGGAACGGGGCCGGGGCGGCAAGGACCGCGACGGCGAAGAAAAGAACGTGCTGGAACTGACGCAGATGGTGGCCCTGATGACGATGCTCGAGGGCAAGGACGAGGAGCAGGACGCCGTGCGCATGTCGACCCTGCACGCGTCGAAAGGCCTGGAGTTTCCGCACGTGTTTCTGGTGGGCGTGGAAGAGGGCATCTTGCCGCACAAGGGCGACGCCGATGCGCCGGCCGAAACCATCGCCGCGCGCATCCAGGAAGAGCGGCGCTTGATGTACGTGGGCATCACGCGGGCCCAGCGCACCTTGCACATCACCTGGTGCAAGAAACGCAAGCGGGCCGGCGAGCAAGTCCATTGCGACCCGTCGCGCTTCATCAAGGAAATGGAACTCGACGTGGGCGACGCCGTGCCGACGGAGGCGGAAGTGATTTCGCCAAAAGAGCGTCTGGCGCGCATGAAGGCCTTGCTGGCCGCGCCGAAAGGCTAG
- a CDS encoding SRPBCC family protein: MKFEHLIEINDPLNPLIDTLTLEQVWRGLVLRAESPKLFVPHLDECHISERSDTGFARSLRYGELVINDKVVLVPQLQVRYEVPAQQDISASSLVMTIEMPDEASLWVRFQYDDGHDAATDEANALYDDFRRSAYQESDIDTVRVMRELALEGRLDAGLLN, translated from the coding sequence ATGAAATTTGAACACCTGATTGAAATCAACGATCCCTTGAACCCGCTGATCGACACCTTGACCCTGGAGCAAGTGTGGCGCGGCCTCGTCTTGCGCGCAGAGTCGCCCAAGCTGTTCGTGCCGCACCTCGATGAATGCCATATCAGCGAGCGCAGCGACACCGGTTTCGCGCGCAGCCTGCGCTACGGCGAACTGGTCATCAACGACAAAGTGGTGCTGGTGCCGCAACTGCAGGTGCGCTATGAAGTGCCGGCGCAACAGGATATCAGCGCCTCTTCGCTGGTGATGACCATCGAAATGCCCGACGAAGCGAGCCTGTGGGTACGTTTCCAGTACGACGACGGCCACGACGCGGCCACCGACGAGGCCAACGCCCTGTACGACGACTTCCGCCGTTCCGCCTACCAGGAATCCGATATCGACACGGTGCGCGTCATGCGCGAGCTGGCGCTCGAGGGACGGCTGGATGCAGGCTTGCTGAACTAA